The Colwellia sp. M166 genome segment CAGCAACCAAAGCCATTTACTGAGCAAAGAATCCTTACAACTTGATGATGTCATCAAAGATTTAAAGTACAGCAAAAACTTTCGCCCTTTATTACATATGGGCTGGCGACAAGTTGCTCGACCTAAAAAGCAGTCTATTCCTGTCAAAGTCTATGCCGGTGAAAATTTCGCGGTTGATCACCAAAAGAAATTAAGCCGCTTCAATGACACAAAAACCCAGCAAATAGCGCAATTGCTTGAACAAACAGGTGCTGAAACTTCAACAATATCTGCTTTAACTGAAAATATTGCTGCTGACCTTGAGCAAGTTAAAAGTAATCAAGCTGAACAATTACAAGCCGCCAAAAAAGCCCGTTTAGAAAAAATTATTAGCCAAGTATCACAAGTCAATGACAACACTGATGAACTGCTAACACAGCTTGACCATGAAGACTTGTCGTTAAAATTTGCCGGTGAGAATATCACGACAACAACACAAGCAACCCCACCACTTCCGCCAGTTCAACCGTGGTTTATTGATGGTTTTTTTAATATTCATTTAAAACATTATTTATTTATTACTGCTGACTTTAATATTTTAGATAAAAATTTATCAGAACTTGCCACGGCACAATTAGCAAGTTCAACAGGACAAAATACGGCAACAGATATGGTAAATGCGATACCAACACAAGCAAAGGCTATTCGCTTTAAACAAGACCGACGAGTGATCAGTGGAGAAGTGCATTATTTCGATCATCCCTATATGGGCATGATAGTGCAAATTCGACCTTACACAAAACCAGATTTAACATCAGAATAAAATTATCGGCTAAGATAGTCACAAGTCATATTTTTCAACAAGAGATAATTGGAGAACATTATGGATAAAGAAATTGAAATTCAAGCGGCAGTATTTCGTCGTTTACTGGCGCATTTAGACAATCGAAAAGATGTACAAAACATCGAACTAATGAATCTTGCCGGCTTTTGTCGCAACTGTTTGTCAAAGTGGACCGTCGCAGAAGCTGAAAAACTAGAGGTAACTGTTAATATCGACGATGCCCGCGCACAGGTTTACGGCATGCCCTATAGCGAATGGAAAGAAAAACACCAGTTACCAGCAACAGCTGAGCAACTAGAACAGTTTAATCAAAAGCAATAAGCTCAGAGCAATGAGCGTTATTAACCATGCTCATTGCTGCTATGGTCAAAGCTTAATGCCGATATAATATCACTTAGGTACAATCATCAAGATATGAGCACCAAGGTATAACGCACAGAATAGAAAGTGGTGAGGTAAGCGAGCTGATGAAATTTTACGTTTTTATATTTATGTTAACAATATCATTCACGTTAAGCTTTTCAGCTGCAGGACAACAAGTTCTTCGTACTTCATATTACAGCCAAAATATTGCCCCACAGCTATTTTTCGATATTAATGGCCGCCCAACCAGCGGTATTTTATTTGATATAACCCATGCCATCGCCGATAAACTCGACGCTAAGCTTGAAATGCTACCTATTCCGCGCAAAAGAGTAGAACAATCTTTAATCAAAAATATTATTGATATGCATTGTGTTGCCAACAAGCAATGGTACAAACGCGGTGATTTGCAGTGGAGTGCTGTGCTTTATAACAACCCAGATATTCTAATAAATAATCTCGGTATGACCACTTTAACTGATTTGGCTAAGCATAAAAAACTAAAAATCGGCACGTCGCTGGGATATATCTATCCGGAATTAGTTACTTTTATCAATAATAAAAATATCCATCCCGTTACTAGCTTATCTCCGGGTGATAGCTATAAAAAGTATCGTAAAAACAGAATTGCTGGTTTTATTATTCCAGAAATTGAAG includes the following:
- a CDS encoding DUF1244 domain-containing protein — protein: MDKEIEIQAAVFRRLLAHLDNRKDVQNIELMNLAGFCRNCLSKWTVAEAEKLEVTVNIDDARAQVYGMPYSEWKEKHQLPATAEQLEQFNQKQ
- a CDS encoding ABC transporter substrate-binding protein, with the protein product MKFYVFIFMLTISFTLSFSAAGQQVLRTSYYSQNIAPQLFFDINGRPTSGILFDITHAIADKLDAKLEMLPIPRKRVEQSLIKNIIDMHCVANKQWYKRGDLQWSAVLYNNPDILINNLGMTTLTDLAKHKKLKIGTSLGYIYPELVTFINNKNIHPVTSLSPGDSYKKYRKNRIAGFIIPEIEASYFLKEPSDAVISLNDNKIRCAFSPSMKRMQVKRINNIIMELKSSGQIKFILSKYNNMPKILAITSTAE